In a single window of the Zea mays cultivar B73 chromosome 5, Zm-B73-REFERENCE-NAM-5.0, whole genome shotgun sequence genome:
- the LOC103627383 gene encoding cyclin-dependent kinase G-1-like isoform X1 — protein sequence MAAARHGGYRSFDVARRREFDLERSRRSKEYRHSSRHRDSDRHRDGSRGREVPNGYIRHRSPYAPPKSRPSKRKDDKEPGEVSSDSGSESGGRPPVLREDGGLGVCRDGGALPASKKRKHSPGFHDTNVSKLRARDEVWSRRGPDAIAAELPLPSPPPMSAVGGCSPMDPEVLVVPNDAERMDAITEGEEDCATRNIFTSRWADAAEEEEVVIVPKKKKSVPPAHLPEQKSTKKIMGSELGEAMGSKTSRSSSSSSNSMGSENWNIEVDEGDGIDSSVGCSLDTHSRSNMRRSGSPEVVRTPRRCFNMLQGCRSIDDFERINTINEGTYGVVFRVRDKKTGEIVALKKVKVDKENGREGFPLTSLREINILLSFDHPSIVDVKEVVVGGHDDDTFMVMEYMEHDLKGVMEAMKQPYSQSEVKCLMLQLLEGVKYLHDNWVLHRDLKTSNLLLNNRGELKICDFGLSRQYGSLLKPYTQPVVTLWYRAPELLLGAKEYSTAIDMWSLGCIMAELLSKEPLFTGKSEIDQLDKIFRILGTPNEERWHGCSKLPGFKGNFVKRPYNRLRDKFPAVSFTGGLTLSEAGFDLLNRLLAYDPEKRISAADALNHEWFREVPLPKMKEFMPTFPALNEQDRRIKRYMKSPDPLVEQQMKEQGSIGDHGLFD from the exons ATGGCTGCGGCGCGGCACGGGGGTTATAGGAGCTTCGACGTGGCCAGGAGGCGGGAGTTCGACCTGGAGCGTTCTAGGAGGAGCAAGGAGTACCGCCACTCGAGCCGCCACCGCGACTCGGATCGCCACCGTGATGGCAGCAGGGGCCGTGAAGTGCCCAACGGGTACATCCGCCACCGCTCGCCGTATGCGCCACCGAAGAGCCGACCTTCAAAAAGGAAGGACGATAAGGAGCCTGGTGAGGTCTCAAGCGATAGCGGCTCGGAGTCTGGTGGGCGCCCACCAGTGCTGAGGGAGGATGGGGGTCTTGGGGTCTGCAGGGATGGAGGTGCGTTGCCAGCAAGCAAGAAGAGGAAGCACTCACCTGGATTCCACGATACGAATGTTTCAAAGCTGCGGGCAAGAGATGAGGTGTGGAGCAGGAGAGGACCTGATGCCATAGCTGCGGAGCTCCCTCTTCCTTCGCCGCCCCCTATGTCTGCGGTTGGTGGGTGCTCACCAATGGATCCAGAAGTTTTGGTAGTTCCAAATGATGCTGAAAGGATGGACGCGATTACTGAGGGGGAAGAGGATTGTGCAACGAGAAACATTTTTACTTCAAGGTGGGCGGATGCTGCTGAAGAGGAGGAAGTGGTGATTGTGCCTAAGAAGAAGAAAAGTGTGCCACCTGCTCATTTGCCTGAACAGAAATCCACAAAGAAAATCATGGGCTCAGAGCTGGGAGAAGCGATGGGCAGTAAAACATCAAGAAGTTCCTCAAGTTCGTCTAACTCAATGGGTAGTGAAAACTGGAATATCGAGGTAGACGAGGGTGATGGCATTGATTCTTCTGTTGGTTGTTCGCTGGATACTCATTCCAGGAGCAATATGCGTAGGTCTGGATCACCTGAGGTTGTGCGAACACCACGTAGGTGCTTTAACATGCTTCAGGGCTGTAGGAGTATTGATGACTTTGAGAGGATCAACACAATCAATGAGGGTACATATGGAGTCGTATTTAGGGTGAGAGACAAGAAAACTGGTGAGATAGTTGCTTTGAAGAAGGTCAAGGTAGATAAGGAAAATGGACGGGAAGGGTTTCCATTGACTTCTCTCAGAGAAATCAATATCCTTCTATCCTTTGACCATCCTTCAATTGTGGATGTCAAGGAAGTAGTTGTTGGTGGTCATGACGATGATACTTTTATGGTGATGGAATACATGGAGCATGACCTTAAGGGTGTCATGGAGGCGATGAAGCAACCATATAGCCAAAGTGAGGTCAAATGTTTGATGCTTCAGCTGCTAGAGGGCGTGAAGTATCTTCATGACAATTGGGTACTTCACAG GGATCTCAAGACATCAAATCTCCTCTTGAATAACCGCGGTGAGTTGAAAATATGTGACTTTGGACTCTCTCGTCAATATGGCAGCCTGCTAAAGCCTTACACCCAACCAGTTGTGACTTTGTGGTACAG GGCTCCGGAACTACTATTAGGAGCAAAGGAGTATTCGACTGCTATCGATATGTGGTCATTAGGTTGCATAATGGCAGAACTCTTGTCAAAAGAGCCACTCTTCACTGGGAAGTCTGAGATAGATCAACTTGATAAG ATATTTAGAATACTCGGCACACCCAATGAGGAGCGGTGGCATGGTTGTTCCAAATTGCCTGGCTTCAAAGGCAACTTCGTAAAGCGACC GTACAATAGATTAAGGGACAAATTTCCAGCTGTATCCTTCACGGGAGGCTTGACCTTGTCAGAAGCTGGGTTTGACCTGCTAAATAGGTTGCTGGCATATGACCCTGAGAAG CGCATATCTGCTGCTGATGCCTTGAACCATGAGTGGTTCCGTGAAGTTCCTCTGCCCAAGATGAAGGAATTCATGCCAACTTTTCCTGCTCTGAATGAACAGGACAG GAGGATCAAGAGATACATGAAGAGCCCTGACCCCCTGGTGGAGCAACAGATGAAAGAACAAGGGAGCATAGGAGATCATGGCCTTTTTGACTGA